The proteins below come from a single Mesobacillus jeotgali genomic window:
- the prmC gene encoding peptide chain release factor N(5)-glutamine methyltransferase: MTNLKIFEALNWASSFLKEHNREEFARELLLRHYSGLSRTSMLMKMRDELDGEVWTEFQNAVKRHSAGEPIQYIIGSEEFYDRRFIVNEHVLIPRPETEELVQGTIQRLEMLFPGKNEIDLVDVGTGSGAISVTLKLEKPELKVTAVDLSKDALEVARKNASELGADIEFLHGDLLQPLISQGKKVDAVISNPPYIPVADQEWMSDIVTEHEPHMALFAGEDGLDLYRRFMDELPLVLKEKALVGFEIGAGQGEAVRGLLEKTFPHANVEVVFDINGKDRMVFAELGS; the protein is encoded by the coding sequence ATGACTAATTTGAAAATATTTGAAGCCCTCAATTGGGCTTCTTCTTTTTTAAAAGAACATAATCGTGAGGAATTTGCCCGTGAGCTTTTGCTGCGGCACTATTCGGGGCTGTCCCGCACCTCCATGCTGATGAAGATGCGCGATGAACTGGATGGCGAAGTATGGACCGAGTTCCAGAACGCTGTAAAAAGGCATTCTGCCGGGGAGCCGATTCAATATATCATTGGCAGCGAGGAGTTTTACGACCGCCGCTTCATTGTGAATGAGCATGTACTGATTCCCCGGCCTGAGACGGAAGAACTTGTGCAAGGAACGATTCAGCGTCTTGAAATGCTTTTTCCAGGAAAAAATGAAATCGACCTTGTCGATGTCGGCACCGGTAGCGGCGCGATTTCAGTTACCTTGAAGCTGGAAAAACCAGAGTTGAAGGTAACAGCGGTCGACCTCTCTAAAGATGCACTAGAGGTGGCGCGGAAAAATGCCAGCGAACTTGGTGCGGATATCGAGTTTTTACATGGAGACCTGCTCCAGCCGCTCATTTCACAAGGGAAAAAGGTCGATGCCGTCATCTCAAACCCTCCATATATCCCGGTTGCAGACCAGGAGTGGATGTCTGATATCGTCACTGAGCATGAACCGCATATGGCGCTTTTTGCAGGCGAGGATGGATTGGACCTGTATCGCCGCTTCATGGACGAACTTCCGCTTGTTTTAAAAGAAAAAGCATTGGTTGGGTTTGAAATCGGCGCTGGCCAGGGTGAAGCGGTACGAGGATTGCTGGAAAAAACCTTCCCGCATGCCAATGTTGAGGTTGTTTTTGATATTAATGGCAAGGACCGGATGGTTTTCGCTGAGTTGGGCTCCTGA
- a CDS encoding fimbrillin family protein produces MKKLLMLLMFAVIMVAGCGQDNTESVYDKDEDQAGVDLNREGDGVREGDGPNFTRDQDDGMTMTDQNPNLLNTDNENHYSFSQDVQKAKDVISDAGYEPGTIWINGGEMNVTAQLQGRVTRKDRENAQKTLQEKLARALPRYDINVDIQ; encoded by the coding sequence TTGAAAAAATTACTCATGTTGCTTATGTTTGCTGTGATTATGGTCGCTGGATGTGGCCAGGATAATACCGAATCAGTTTATGACAAGGATGAAGACCAGGCTGGCGTGGATCTGAATAGAGAGGGTGACGGTGTCCGCGAAGGAGACGGTCCGAATTTCACGAGGGACCAGGATGACGGCATGACAATGACCGACCAGAATCCGAATTTGCTGAATACCGATAATGAAAACCACTATAGTTTTTCCCAGGACGTCCAAAAGGCGAAGGATGTCATTTCTGATGCAGGCTATGAGCCGGGCACGATCTGGATCAACGGCGGTGAAATGAACGTAACCGCACAACTCCAAGGCCGCGTGACGAGAAAAGATCGTGAAAATGCACAAAAGACACTTCAGGAAAAGCTGGCAAGAGCATTGCCACGCTATGACATTAACGTTGATATTCAATAG
- the rpmE gene encoding 50S ribosomal protein L31, whose protein sequence is MKSGIHPNYKTVKVTCACGNEFETGSVKNEIRVETCSECHPFYTGRQKFAEAGGRVDRFNKKYGLKNNQ, encoded by the coding sequence ATGAAATCAGGAATTCATCCAAACTACAAAACAGTTAAGGTGACTTGCGCATGCGGTAACGAATTCGAAACTGGTTCTGTAAAGAACGAGATTCGCGTTGAAACTTGCTCTGAGTGCCACCCATTCTATACTGGACGTCAGAAGTTTGCTGAAGCTGGCGGACGTGTTGACCGCTTCAACAAGAAATACGGTCTTAAAAACAACCAGTAA
- a CDS encoding thymidine kinase, which translates to MYVMKQSGWIELICGSMFSGKSEELIRRVRRTQFAKQKIAVFKPAIDNRYSEESVVSHNGTAVTAKPIANSTDIFKHINPDIDVIAIDEVQFFDNEILPVVQHLADSGYRVIVAGLDQDFRGEPFGLMPALMAVAENVTKLQAVCAVCGSPSSRTQRLINGKPASYDDPIILVGASESYEPRCRHHHEVPKSPNELKIEKTTESLT; encoded by the coding sequence ATGTACGTTATGAAACAAAGCGGTTGGATCGAATTGATCTGCGGCAGCATGTTTTCGGGTAAATCCGAGGAACTAATCCGCCGCGTGCGCAGAACTCAATTCGCCAAGCAAAAAATTGCTGTATTCAAGCCTGCGATTGATAACCGCTACAGCGAAGAATCGGTTGTATCACACAACGGAACTGCAGTTACTGCAAAGCCTATTGCCAACTCTACTGATATTTTTAAGCATATCAATCCTGATATCGATGTCATTGCCATTGATGAAGTGCAATTTTTTGATAATGAAATCCTTCCGGTTGTCCAGCATCTTGCAGACAGCGGCTACCGTGTTATCGTTGCCGGCCTGGATCAGGATTTCCGCGGCGAGCCATTTGGGTTGATGCCTGCGCTGATGGCTGTTGCCGAAAATGTGACCAAGCTTCAGGCTGTTTGTGCAGTCTGCGGATCGCCATCTAGCCGTACACAGCGTTTGATCAACGGCAAGCCAGCCTCTTATGATGACCCAATCATCCTCGTTGGCGCGTCTGAATCCTACGAACCACGATGCAGACATCACCATGAAGTACCTAAATCACCAAACGAGCTGAAAATCGAGAAAACGACTGAAAGCTTAACATAA
- the prfA gene encoding peptide chain release factor 1 — protein MFDRLQAVEDRYERLNELLSDPEVVNDSKKLREYSKEQSDIQETVMAYREYKEVKEQLTDAKAMLEEKLDAEMREMVKEEISELEPRIEELEARIKVLLIPKDPNDDKNVIMEIRGAAGGDEAALFAGDLYRMYSRYAESQGWKTEIIDASTTGVGGFKEIIFMINGNGAYSKMKFENGAHRVQRVPETESGGRIHTSTATVACLPEAEEVEIELHDKDIRFDAFASSGAGGQSVNTTMSAVRLTHIPTGIVVSCQDEKSQHKNKDKAMKVLRARVYDKFQQEAQAEYDQVRKSAVGTGDRSERIRTYNFPQNRVTDHRIGLTIQKLDQILQGKMDEIIEALIMEDQSQRLESANND, from the coding sequence GTGTTTGATCGTCTTCAAGCAGTAGAGGATCGTTATGAAAGATTGAATGAGCTATTGAGTGACCCGGAAGTTGTCAATGACTCCAAAAAGCTCCGCGAGTATTCAAAAGAGCAGTCTGACATCCAGGAAACTGTCATGGCTTATCGTGAATATAAGGAAGTTAAAGAGCAGCTGACAGATGCAAAAGCGATGCTCGAGGAAAAGCTCGATGCTGAGATGCGCGAGATGGTAAAGGAAGAAATTTCTGAGCTGGAGCCGCGAATCGAGGAGCTTGAAGCTCGCATCAAGGTCCTTCTGATCCCTAAAGATCCTAACGATGACAAGAACGTTATCATGGAAATCCGCGGCGCTGCAGGCGGCGATGAAGCTGCTCTGTTTGCCGGCGACCTTTACAGGATGTACAGCCGTTATGCGGAATCACAAGGCTGGAAAACGGAAATCATCGATGCCAGCACGACTGGCGTGGGCGGTTTTAAAGAGATCATCTTCATGATCAATGGAAATGGCGCTTATTCCAAAATGAAGTTCGAAAATGGTGCGCACCGCGTCCAGCGTGTTCCGGAAACGGAATCAGGCGGCCGTATCCATACTTCGACAGCTACTGTTGCCTGTCTTCCTGAAGCGGAAGAAGTGGAAATCGAGCTGCATGATAAAGACATCCGTTTTGATGCATTCGCGTCCAGCGGTGCCGGCGGACAGTCTGTTAACACGACAATGTCAGCGGTACGTCTGACGCATATCCCAACTGGAATCGTCGTATCGTGCCAGGATGAAAAATCTCAGCATAAAAACAAAGACAAGGCGATGAAGGTACTTCGTGCCCGCGTCTATGACAAGTTCCAGCAGGAAGCACAGGCGGAGTATGACCAGGTTCGTAAATCTGCTGTAGGTACTGGGGACCGCTCTGAGCGTATCCGTACGTACAACTTCCCGCAAAACCGCGTGACCGATCACCGTATCGGCCTGACGATCCAGAAGCTTGACCAGATTCTTCAGGGCAAGATGGATGAGATCATCGAAGCGCTAATTATGGAAGACCAATCTCAAAGACTTGAGAGTGCGAACAATGACTAA
- the spoIIR gene encoding stage II sporulation protein R, whose amino-acid sequence MMKKSAAIIYILLLCAGTILSLYTPKNEVTAKEAMVIPNEAIRLRILADSDLEKDQNIKRLIRDEVNKEITTWVQELTSIEAAREVIKSRLPEIQAIAERVVAAEGSNQSVKTEFDKVQFPTKLYGQFLYPAGEYEAILITLGEGEGANWWCVLYPPLCFLDFSNGEATSEGFDENDSKGDVKADAEDESADAKLADEKKDSKKGKKKVYEGGEEEEVEVSFFLVEIWNRIFG is encoded by the coding sequence ATGATGAAAAAATCAGCCGCTATTATATACATATTATTACTATGTGCAGGTACTATTTTAAGTTTATATACACCAAAAAATGAAGTGACCGCGAAGGAAGCGATGGTCATCCCGAACGAGGCGATCCGCCTGAGGATCCTTGCCGACAGCGATCTGGAAAAGGACCAGAATATCAAACGCCTGATCCGCGATGAAGTGAACAAAGAAATCACGACATGGGTCCAGGAGCTGACGTCAATCGAGGCAGCGAGGGAAGTCATTAAGTCCAGGCTTCCGGAAATCCAGGCAATCGCGGAAAGAGTTGTTGCAGCTGAAGGCTCTAATCAATCTGTAAAAACGGAGTTTGACAAAGTCCAGTTTCCTACTAAATTATATGGTCAGTTCCTCTATCCGGCAGGTGAATACGAAGCAATCCTGATTACACTTGGCGAAGGTGAAGGCGCAAACTGGTGGTGCGTCCTCTATCCGCCGCTATGCTTCCTTGATTTCTCAAACGGTGAAGCAACAAGCGAAGGCTTCGATGAAAATGACAGCAAAGGCGATGTAAAAGCGGACGCAGAAGACGAGTCTGCTGATGCCAAGCTTGCTGATGAGAAAAAAGATAGTAAAAAAGGCAAGAAAAAGGTATATGAAGGCGGAGAAGAAGAAGAAGTTGAGGTATCTTTCTTCCTCGTCGAGATTTGGAACAGGATTTTCGGATAA